In Mycobacterium sp. ITM-2016-00317, the genomic window CAGGAAGCTCAGCGCCTCGGTGGTCCGATCCTGCTAATCCTCGAAGACGTTGATCTGTGGTGCCGCGACCGCAACACCGGAGGAGGTGGGCTCTCAGAACTGTTGCAGGCCATGGACATCGCACCCGACGCCCGCATCCTGACGCTGGCGTCCACCAACGACCCGAACACCCTGGACAAGGCCGCGATCCGCACTGGCCGCTTCGACGCCATCGTCGACGTCGGCTACCCCACCCGCGCCGACGCCGCCCGCATCCTCACCGCCCTGCTGACCGGCCTGCCCGGCGCCGACACCGTCGACACCGACGCGGTGGCCGCCGCGCTCCCCGAGCACACGAGCGGCAGCGACCTCCGCGAGATCGTGCGCCGCGCCGTCCTCGCCGCCGACGACACCGGCCTCCTCACCACCTCGGCACTGCTGGCAGAGGTGGGCAGCGGCCGCTACCGCGCCACCCCCACCGAAGGGATGTACCTATGACCACCCACGGTGACGACATCCCGGACCTGGGCGACGCCGAGAACATCCTTTGGCGCGCCGCCGAATCCGACATCACCGCCATGAGCGAGGCGCTCCACAACGGCACCGCCACACCCGAGGACGTCGACGCCACCTTCGCCCGCTTGGCAGCCCTCGACATCGACCCACACAAGCACCGCAACGCCATTCGCATCCCACCCGACGCCGGTGAACACGAAGCCGCGATCGAGGCCATTCTGCAACGCATCCCCGACGGTCACGGCCGGTATATCAGTGTCGACGCCGGCTGGTACCCCCTCGTCATCGCCACCGACGCACAACTCACCCGACTCGACCCCCACTACCAGGTGCTCCAGATCAAGGAGAAGTTCGGCACCCTGCGCTACTACTGCCAGGCCAGCGGCGAGGATCCCGATCCTAGGCTGCTCGACGCCATGGACGCCATCACCGACGACGCCGAACGCGCCTCCGCCACCATCTGCGAACGATGCGGACAACCTGGCACCCTGCACCAGAACAGCCGCATCCGCGTCAAAACCCTCTGCACCACCTGCGCCAACCAGATCGAGTACACCCCACAGCCCCGAGCGGTGACGCGCACGACGCGACGTGAAGCTTCTGGCTCCTGCAACGGAGACTGCGCAGCTCTGACCGACAGGTGAGCAAAACCCGCTCGTCAGACTCGTTCGCCAGCGGTACCGTCGGCTCTCCCTATTGCCTCACGGAGGTGTGTTGTGGCACAACGAAAATTTAAGAAGGTGGTCGTGTCGGACGAGGCCCTCAGGAACGCTGGTCGCCGCGCCACGAAAGCTTCGGCCAAGCTGGCAGGCAGGGTGGTCCCGGCCGACCATCGTCGTAGTGCAGCCGTCAAGGCATATCTCGCCAGACAGCAACCGGGGCAGCGCTGAGCTCGGAGAGCTGTCGGTCCTGGCCGGTACGGTCCCGAGGCGGGCACTTGGGAAAGGAGCGCGGATGGGTGATGACTGGATCGCCGCGCGCCGGTTGGTGTCGGCACTTCGTTGCGGTGCCGTGGACAACTTCGTCGCTATCGTCGACGAGACAGACACTGCTGGACGGCGGAAAGCGGTGGCGCTGGCATCAGTCGGCGAAGTGCCTGCGACCGCCCACCAGGTACACGGACCAGCAGCCCAAGATTTCCTGAACCAGCGATTGGCAGCTGTGCTCGACCGACGTCGGCAGATAGGTGAAACTTGACGTGAATCCCCAGTGCTATTGGATCGAGTGCTTCAGCGTTGCCCGTGGCCGTTGATCTTCGAGAACTGACGCTGTTCGTCAGCGACGTCGATGCGACCGCGCGCTTTTTCGAAGCGATCGGATTGGCGTTGTTCTGCATCGAGGGGGCGGAATATCCGCGCCACTACGACGGCGAACTGGGGCTGCAGCTGTGGCCGGCGACCGCGCGCGGCCCGGTGAGCTCTGTGCAACTCGGCTTCGTGGTCGAGGATTCTTCGGCCACCGTGAGGCGGCTTGACGCCGTTGGAGCGTCGTGGACCTGCGACCTGCCAAACTTCGTGCGCACCTCGGACCCCGAGGGCAACAAGATCACCTTGACGCAGCGCCGATGACGTAACGACCCGACAATGTCGGCCCGCTGTGGTTACCTACCCACCGACCGTCGTCTGTAGGGAGAGCCCGAATGGCAGCATTCGAATACACACAGTGGCGTCATCGGTGGCCCGAAGTGGTTGTGCAGCGCCGTACCGACGAGGCCGTCGAACTGTTAACGCGTTACTACGCCGTCACCGCTGCCGGACGACCGGCCTATTCAGGATCGCAATTCGAGGCAATGGCCGCGCTGAACAGCGATCCCAATTTGATTGGACCCGCGGACTTCACCGCCGCCTCGATGCTCAGCGTGAACATCCCTGCCCAAGCGGCGATCCGCCTCCTGAGCCGCGACGCCAACGAGATCACCGCTCTGCTACACCAAATCCCGGTGGACGTCGACATCATCACCATTGACCCCAACGACCTTGTGCCCGGTGGGCCTGCCAGCCTGCTGTGGCAATTGCTCCGCCGAGGCAACGACGGAATGGGCAGAACCCGGACCAGCAAGCTCATCGCAGCCAAACGTCCACGGCTTATACCCATCTGGGACAGCTTCGTCGAGCAGGCCACCGGACTGGACACCTCTGACTATTGGCGACAGTTCCAAGCGGTCCTCGCCGCCGACGATCGCGCGATATGGACCTGGTTGACTCAGATCCGCAGCGCTGTCCCGAATGTGCCTGCTGCGGTGTCGAATCTGCGGATCCTTGACGTGCTGCTGTGGATGACGGTCGATCAGCAGCGGTGATGATTGTGCGACGCTAACGGGGACTGAGGGGCTACGCGTCTAGGCCAGGGCGGCTTTCCGCGGAAAACCGTTGGCACGCGACCTACTGGCCCCGGTGTGATGTACAACACATTATGTCGGCGGTGCTGGGATCTGACATCTCCGGGCCCCGCTTCTGCTGCGGCGGGCAGTGTTGCAGTTCGTAACCGGCATCTTTCGACTCCGCTGCACGTCAGCCTGCTGCCGACCTTACCTTTGGTGGAAACCTTTCCTGCAGAGGCAAATTGGCGGGTGTCGCTTTGAGTTCAGGATGCGCCGGATGCCCAGACACGCGCAGATGCTGGCTACCGCGATTATCGCAAGTACCGGTTTAGCTTCAGGCCGTGCCGGTGCTCTACCGGCAATCGAGCGGAGGCGGGCAATGGACAGACCACCCACCAGGGTGCGGGAACGGGTCCGGGTCGAGTTGCGGCTGCCACCCCATGTGGCCCAGATGATCTACGACCGTGCGCAGCACTGGGATGTCTCACTGTCCGAGGCCGGGTCACGTCTTATCCAGATCGGCCACGACGGCTGCGACAAGGACGCTATAGACCTGTGCCGCTAGATCGCGCCGCCGCCCGCGGTGCGCCCAGGATCCATCCAGAAGTCGCGAAGTGAGGAGGAGAAGCTTCCAGAAACTGTTGACGTAAGGCACTTTCGTCGGAAACCCGTAAGAAACGGGAAAAGCCGGGCGGCAACCCGGCTCTCCGTCCGCCGCAAATTCGCGGCGATCTCGTTCCCTTGGAACCTTCACCAGATCCACTCAGGAGGAACTTTGTTCATTTCATCGTGTTCGCATGCGCATGTCAACGGCTTCGCCGGTGTGTCGCGGAGCGTGTGCTGATGGGCCGTCACGGCGCCATGGCGTCGGCCGCCGACGACCCGGAGCCAGGGAAGCCAGTGGCGAGGGCCAACCACGACCGGGCCGACAGCCAGCGCCACGTACTCGCGCCGTTTCACCACGACGTCAACGAGGACCGCTATCGAGCGCTGGCGGGCCTCACCATCAGAGGCGTCGATCCGCGCTACCTGGTGCCCGCGCTGGAATCAGCCAAACGCCTGTGGTGCCGTCTGGGCGACTTCGCGCTGTCCACCGACCGCATCTCGGTGGCGCATCTGGCCCGCTATCTGGCGTTCGAGGCCGAACGGGTCGGCACCCTCGACTACCGAACAGCGTTGCGCCGAGCCAACGTCGACCGACATCTCATGGACATCGCCACCCGGAAGACCAACCGGTCTATGCGCACCATCAGGTGGATCCTGTATGACGCCGGCCGATTGGTGCACCCCCGGGAATATCCCGAAGCTCGCACCCTGCCAGCCCCCCGCACCAAGAGAATCGACGCGGCCTCGCCGCAAGACATTCGTGACTGGTACACCCTGGCACCGACCCTGCCGCCGTGGCTCCGACGACGACTCACGCTCCTACTGGACCTCTGCTACGGCGCCGGCGCGCGGCCACCCGACTTCAAGGCCTTGCGCGGCACCTCCATCACGAGCGAGACCATCGACGGCCGACACATCGCCATCGTGCGATTGCAGAACACAGCTGGCGGAACACGGCTCGTTCCGGTAACCGACCCCGACATCTCCAACCGTCTGTCGGCCCTTGCGCAGAGCAAGGGATCGGATTACCTGTTGCCGGCCGCGAAGGGAGAAGTGGAGCGCAACGCGACCAACCGCATCGGCGAGCAACTCCGCGCCCGCGGTCACGGCAGCATCAGCGCGGCCGCGCTGCGTAACCGCTGGATCCTCGACCTCGCCGACCGCGCCCCAGCAGCACTTCTGCTGCAACTCGCCGACGTGGTCGACGTTCAGGTCCTCGCCGATCAACGCACCCAACTCCCCATCTACAGCATCCATCGCGCGATCGCCCTCATGACGGAAGGCTGAACCATGATCACCGACTTTGAAAGCTCATACCGCCTGTCAGACAACCTCTTTCGTGAAGCCAAGGTCATCATCGAGCGATCACTAGCGGCGGAGATGATCGACGATTTCTTCGCCCAGCATCGCGGTGCCGGCGGACAGGACTGCACCGGAATCGGCTACACCATCTCTGCCGTGCTCGTCGCAGCCCTGGGACTCTTGATGCTGGGGCGAACCCCGACCTACAAGGCCATCCAACAGGCCATCGGCGACCTCACCCCGCGACAACTCGCCGAAGTCGGCATGGGAGGGCAAGACACCTCCCGCATCTTCGCCGACCGCGCCGAGCAACGCCGCGAGCGGACGCGCTTCGTCGCCTGGCTCAACCGCCGCCTCGCACCACTGGATCCCAGCCCCGACCAACCAGCACGACGAATCACCAACGCCGAACACCGCCGCATCATCGCCCATCGCAGCACCGAACAACGCGCAGCGAGCGGGGAAGCCACCGAACGCCTGCGAACGGTCATAAACCGCATCGTCTTCGGGTCCATCGTCGAACCGCACCCACCCGAGGCCTTCGGCGACATCGTGGCCGACGAGACGATCTTCGACCTCGCCGGCCCGTCAGCAGGGCTGGGCATAAAACCCGACAAACAGCGCGGAGCCGCATACTTCGGCAGCTACTACTCCCGAGACAAGCACTCCACCACCGTGCACCAAGACGCCAGCGGCGGCGGCAAGCGGGGCTTCGGGATCGGACTCACCGCTGTCATACGTGTTGGACCACCGGAGCAGCTGCACGCGTTCGCCCCCGCCATCATCGGGATCGACGTCCATCCACCTACCTCCGGGAGCACCGAAGGACTCGACGTGGCGATCACTCACGCCAAACGCAATGGCCTCGACACGCGGCGCGCGGGACGGGCACGCCTGCCCCGCCTCACTGTCGATATGGGCTACAACCCCAAAGACGGCTTCGCACGCCTCATGCTCGACCACCAGTACGCCGCCGTCGTGCGGTACCCACAGCACTGGACACTCACCGATACCGCGGCCAACCCACCCGGCGCCACCACAGACGTCCCGCCGGGACCCATCCAGTTTGCCGGCTCGTTCTACTGCCCGGCCGCGGCCGACCTACTTGCCCAACACCACATGCCCAAGACCCGCGACCTGCTGGCCAACAACGGATGGGAGGCGCACGACCGCCGCCTGGCCAGTGTCCTGCCCTTCCTAATGGGCTTGAACTCCCGGCCGCGACTGAGCCGACCACGTGGACGCCCACCCCTGGGAGTCGAACCACGACTCGACGTGAAGGCGCAGTTGGTCTGCCCTGCCGTGCAGCTGCGCGTCCAATGCCCACTCAAACCGGCGTCGATGACACGCGCCGCCTTCGGCGCCCCGACAGCAGCGCCGACCTGGCAAGCAAGCGACCGGCAATGCTGCGCCCAATCGATCGTCACCGTCACTCTCACACCCAGTCAGCTCAAGAAGGCGCAGTGGGGACCGGTTGGCGCCAGCTGGGAACACACGCTGTACTTCGAGGCAGCGCGCGCTCGAACCGAGCAGACCTTCAGCATCCTCAAGTCGGCCCACGTCACCAAGCTCGTCGATCTCAAATGGGGTCCCCGACGCGAACCCATGGTCAAGCTTCTGATGGCGCTCGCCGTAGCCAGCACGAATCACCGCATCCAGAAGACCTACCGGTCACGCCAGGCTCGTGAAGAGTCCATCGACGTCCGCCGGCGGCAGCTCCGCGACCACCTCGGACACGAACCTGCCAAGACACCGCCCCTGACCTGAGGAGACCCAACCCGCAGCGGGCCGCGCGAACAACTTCCGGCTCGCTTTGGCATGTCCGATGAGCCAGATAAATCCCGGCCAAAAATTACCTGTCAAGGGAAGTTCGCCGACAGCGCCGTCTCCCGCGGCAGATCCGCGACCCTGCATCGGCGGTGGACTCGCACAAGAAGCCGATACCCTGCCTCATCAGCCCGCACCGCAGGATCATCCAGTACGCGCTGCGTGCGCCGGATAAATCGCTGGAGATTCCGCAAAAAACCGCTGGAACCGATTTCGCAAAGGGCGCTCTGAACAGTCGAAACGTACCCCACACAGCGAGACAAAGGTCACGAACTCTTCGGAGTTCGTGACCTTCGTCGTTTCCGGAGTTTGTCGTTTCCGGAGTCTGCGGCGCGGTCACAAACAGCGCGACACAAAGGGCCACTCCACCGTGGGCTGACGAGGGCGTGTGGACGTTTCCTCGCGAGGGTGCGCTCAGGGTCGCTGACGAGCGTGATCCACGACCGTCAGTGCACTCTCGCGAAAGCTTGAAGTCGTTGGGCGGGACTCCTTTTCGCCCGCCTCAGTTGTCGGACCCTGCTGCTTGAATGGGCGTATGTCCTCGACCGCAGCCGATACGCCCGCTGTGCTTACGCAGTCGGATCGGTTGGAGGTGCTTTTCGAGGAACTGTCCGAGTTGGCCGGGCACCGCAATGCGATCGACGCACGGATCGTGGAAATCGCCGCGAAGATCGACCGCGAAGGACTCCTCGGGATCACCGGGGCGCCGTCGGTGACGTCATTGATCGCCTGGAAAACGGGATGCTCGCCGCACAACGCGGAAACCGTCATCACGATCGCCGACCGGCAGGACGAGTTCCCGCGTTGCGTCACCGCCCTTCGCGAGGGCCGACTCTCCCTCGATCAGGTCGGGGTGATCGCCGAGCGCGCCGGCGAGGGTTCTGACGAGCACTACGCCCAGCTGGCCGAGAGTGCGTCGGTCACCCAGCTGCGCACCGCGCTCAAGCAGGAACCCCGACCCGAACCCGAACCGGTCATCGATCCGCTCGCCGACGACGACGAGCCCGCCGCGCCACCACCGGCGCCAAGGCCGGAGATCACCAGCACCAGCGATGCCGACTACACCTACTGGCGCATCAAACTCACCCATGACCAGTCCGCGAAATTCACCGCCGCCCTGCAGTCCCACAAGGACGGGCTGATCGCTTCATGGAAACGCGACCACGGCACCGACAGTCACTCCGATACCGGTGATCACAGCGGCACCGGGAGGCACTGCGGGGTCGAGCGACCGCCGCTACCCAGCCGCGGGGAGGCCTTCATGGCGCTGGTCGAGGCGGGTTGGGATGCCGAGGTTTTGCGCCGCCCGCACGGCCAGCACACCACCGTCGTCGTACACGTCGACGTCGAAAACCGGTTCTCCGCGCTGCATCTGGGGCCGGCGCTGACCGACGAGGAACGCCGCTACCTGAGCTGCGATGCCACCTGTGAAGTGTGGTTCGAACGCCACGGCCGACCCATCGGTGCCGGACGTTCCGCCCGCACCGTCAACCGGCGTCTGCGCCGCGCGCTGGAGCACCGCGACCGCACCTGCGTGGTCCCGGGCTGCGGCGCTACCCGGGGCCTGCATGCGCATCACATCGTGCACTGGGAAGACGGTGGCGAGACCGAACTCGACAACCTCGTGCTGGTCTGCCCCTATCACCACCGGGCCCATCACCGCGGCATCGTCACCATCACCGGACCCGCCCGAAAACTCCTCGTCACCGACCACGCCGGGAGAGAGCTCAAGCCCGGATCATTGGCACGCCCGCCGACCACACCCCCACCGAACGTCGCGCCCTACCCCGGGTCGTCCGGAGAGCGCGCCCAGTGGAAGTGGTACCGCCCGTACGAGCCGCCACCACCGATGCGGAACTGATCCGGCGTGTCGGGGGATACATCGGGCTTTCGGATAGCCACCGCACAGCCCCCGCCGGGGCCGCCGCCGTCGACAAGCTTCCGCCGCTCAGGCACCGCCCGCTCCCACGGCACTGCTACCTCACTCGGCGGCGATTCGCGGCGTAGGTGGTACGCCTGCGTCAGCTCGTCGCCGCGTCATCCGCCGCCAGATGGGCGCGC contains:
- a CDS encoding HNH endonuclease signature motif containing protein, which codes for MSSTAADTPAVLTQSDRLEVLFEELSELAGHRNAIDARIVEIAAKIDREGLLGITGAPSVTSLIAWKTGCSPHNAETVITIADRQDEFPRCVTALREGRLSLDQVGVIAERAGEGSDEHYAQLAESASVTQLRTALKQEPRPEPEPVIDPLADDDEPAAPPPAPRPEITSTSDADYTYWRIKLTHDQSAKFTAALQSHKDGLIASWKRDHGTDSHSDTGDHSGTGRHCGVERPPLPSRGEAFMALVEAGWDAEVLRRPHGQHTTVVVHVDVENRFSALHLGPALTDEERRYLSCDATCEVWFERHGRPIGAGRSARTVNRRLRRALEHRDRTCVVPGCGATRGLHAHHIVHWEDGGETELDNLVLVCPYHHRAHHRGIVTITGPARKLLVTDHAGRELKPGSLARPPTTPPPNVAPYPGSSGERAQWKWYRPYEPPPPMRN
- a CDS encoding VOC family protein, with protein sequence MAVDLRELTLFVSDVDATARFFEAIGLALFCIEGAEYPRHYDGELGLQLWPATARGPVSSVQLGFVVEDSSATVRRLDAVGASWTCDLPNFVRTSDPEGNKITLTQRR
- a CDS encoding DUF6308 family protein → MAAFEYTQWRHRWPEVVVQRRTDEAVELLTRYYAVTAAGRPAYSGSQFEAMAALNSDPNLIGPADFTAASMLSVNIPAQAAIRLLSRDANEITALLHQIPVDVDIITIDPNDLVPGGPASLLWQLLRRGNDGMGRTRTSKLIAAKRPRLIPIWDSFVEQATGLDTSDYWRQFQAVLAADDRAIWTWLTQIRSAVPNVPAAVSNLRILDVLLWMTVDQQR